Proteins from a single region of Corylus avellana chromosome ca11, CavTom2PMs-1.0:
- the LOC132166515 gene encoding defensin-like protein 1 codes for MASKSLGLLFLLLVVLASQEMVKPAEGRVCESQSHKFHGPCLGDHNCALVCRNEGFSGGDCKGLRRRCFCTRLC; via the exons ATGGCCAGCAAATCGCTTGGGCTTCTCTTTTTGCTGCTCGTTGTCTTGGCTTCTC AAGAAATGGTGAAGCCAGCAGAGGGAAGAGTTTGCGAGTCACAGAGCCACAAGTTCCACGGGCCATGCTTGGGTGACCACAACTGTGCTTTGGTGTGCAGGAATGAAGGTTTCTCCGGCGGAGATTGCAAAGGACTCCGTCGCCGGTGTTTCTGCACCAGGCTTTGTTAG